The sequence gctcagcggccatggcccacgggcccagctgctccgcggcacgtgggatcttcccagaccggggcacgaacccgtgtcccctgcattggcaggcggactctcaaccactgcgccaccagggaagccctagactgtgcttttgatgtcaagtcTTAAAAATCTAGGCCTAGCCCTAGATCATAAAGGTTTTCCCCAAATCTTTAGTTGGTCTTTTAGCCAACTAAACAAGTTTAACATTATTGGGTTTCTGTCTTAACCTCCAACTCTGTCCATCCCACATAGAAAAGAAAGTTTTAGAAACAGGTGTTGGAAGATCAAAATCTTCCAGGCAGGTTTTCTCAGTGATCTTAGCTAAGAGTTTACTTTTCCTCTTCTACTGTTATTAGGAGACTCTGTGAGTCACAGTAAATCCCATCATGAACATTTTCATTAGCAAACACCCATTATCATTAGCtttcataatgaaataaattatttggtgTGTTTCATTTGTTAATTACAACTGTAATTCTGATGATACTTGGGAAAGATGGGGTGACACCAAAAAAACTTCTCTCCTTTGAAAAGGAACAATATTAATCACAAATGAAAAAGGGCCATTTTTCTCTGAGTGAAACCAAATTACTCCCTTCATGGGTTGATTTTTCTTAATCACATTTTGACCTATTTTCTGTTTGATATTCAatcataaaaattaggaaaataggATATTTCATAACTACAGTTCCTTACCATAGTGTGAGTTCATGAATGTAGGGAACTCTGTTTTGTTCTGTATTATATCCTACACGTAGCACCTACTATGATAGGTGTTCAAAATTTTTTGtagaatgattgaatgaatgaatcaatgagtaTTACCCCTAATTATTTCTTCAGGCAATTTAGGAGAGTCTTCACTGAAAGAAAGATCAGAGCAGTGAATTCATTTAGTGTTCTACTTCTAAATAACAGAGGTATGTAGAAAACAGCAAGAGCTTCTCAGACTGGTTACCTTGGAGAGGGAGGCGTCTTTCTATGCTTCCCCAGTAATACACAGTCTCAAGTTCTGAAGTCTGTGTTCTGTTGGTTAATCTATATTCCTTTCTGAGCTGAAAGTAACCAAAATGGGAAATATGGGTATCTATGCCCATCAATCAGAGATATCAGCCctattcctaaaaatatttggTGGGCATATGCTAAAGCTCTGTGAGCCTTCATCCTCTTTGGCCTGCTGCAATCTCCCCTAGCTTCTTCTATTGGTGCCCAACCTTACTTTTGGACACCTGATTATATTCGAGCCCCTGCGGGGACTGAGTAGATCCTCACCCTAAATTCTATGCCACACCTTAGACATCATCCAAAATGTACTGCTGTTAGCATTTTGTTGTAATCCCTTACAATCCTAATTTGTAATTGCCAAATAAATTCCACTGCATGCTTATGCTCTCCCTGAAGTGCCTCACgctctgccatcttgggccctTTCTTCATGCTTTTCCTTGTTGAATTTTCCTCACTCTCCCTATTGTGCTCCCACACTTCTCATCTGACAATACACACTTCTACTTCTGTTCAGGTAACTCATAGCCTTCTTCTGTTCTCCATCGAAACATTACTTTCTCCATTAAGTCTCCCAGCCTCTTAAATCAATCTTATATGCTTGGATACAAATGTACCTATTATCCTCACTGTAAGtataaatatttgtcagattCCACCACAGACTTTCAGTTATTCCAGGACAAGGGACATGTTTAAATTATTTGCCATTGTATCAAGATGTCAGGGGTGTTTTTGATACGTAGGCAACAGGTTTCTAACCTTGGAAATACATAGGAGAGAAGAGTGTGGAGCTGAGAGACAATGAGCATTATCTGGTACTTGCTGTCTTGtttattctcttctgttccacatttaATCCTGAATAAATATTGTGGGTTCTAGAGCCCACAGTGAGTTAAATTAACATTATGCTGAATTTAGCTGGGCACCAAAGTGCCACGGTATTATCACCAAATATCTTGAGAATGTGACTTAAAAGTAGCTTAAATTAGACAATTCAGGTGAACTAAGTCTTTTTGATCCTGTCTTCCTCATACTTTTTAATAGAAGGAAAATTTGTGCGTAACTTATCTCTAACAGTTTCTAGAGGCAAAAACCCCAAATCATAGCAGATGAGGTTGATGTTATATGAAAGAGGACTCATTATTGGCAAAGCCAATAATGACATTACTTGCCAGAGTAGGAAGctagaatttttctcttttgataagTGAGGTACAGAGGAGGTTACAAAAACTACCACTTTCAATCATTAATTATGAATCAAAACACCCTAAAACCAGTTTTCACAATGTTTAACTTTTCATATACATATCTTTGGCCAGTTTGTCCATGATTTGGCATACATGGATGCAGGGGAAAATCCTATCTCAGGATTTATGTTGATAAACAAGTCACTCTAGTAATTTACAGAAAGAATATTGGGGATGCAGGCACTTGGTGTGAGCCTGTAAAGCTATACTTGGAGAAAAGGCAGAATTGAGGCAACCCAGAGACCAAGAGCAGGGCGTATTTCAGCAGGAACAGTCTTGCTACAATGTCACACCCCTGCTCCATACAACTGGCACGGCCCCTGGACATGCTGCAGCCACCAAAGTGGTTCCCAACTGTCTCACTGTGTTCACATCATTCCCATGAGATTAATTTCTCCAGTGGAAGCATGCAATTGGCTGCGTCTAGGTCAATGTGCCTCTTTTCTGTGAGCCTAGGGACATGGGGGAGGTGTTTCTCTCCTACATGGATTCTCCAGTGGGAAGTTGGGCACTCAACCTCATCAACATGACACTGAATGGAAGATTATCCTCCAAGATACATGCCcacacatttgtttttttcatatctaCTGAAAGAGTGAACTTGTATTTTCAACTCTGGTTAGTTGTTTATTTACATAATATCCAATATGACATTTGGGAGTGGAGCacttgttgttttttccttgcatGTGATTAAATTGATGCCAAGACAATTCAGGTCATCTTCCTGTAACCTGTTtcaatttgttttcatatttttaagatgctttttatttctggcaTCAGCACTGAATACTGGTGGAACCGAATAGTAAGCCAGCTGGCAAAGTAGAAATATAAGCTCCAGAGGCTTAGCCCCAGTATCATGAAAAAAAGTACAGAAGGATGGATTTGGACTGAGAGGTAATTTAAACTTACATGAATCAAAGAAATAGGTTCTATTAGGGCAACTGGACAATATTCAtcaaatttacatatatacatatccttGGGCTTAATAAATGCACTCTAAAAACTTATACACATGCCTAATGATTTATGTACTGGTTTActaattttaaccttttttcataataacaaaaaactGGGATTAACCTAGTTATCCATCAAAAAGAGACTGATCAAATACTTTTTTGGGCATTTGTACAAAAATTTTATGTAAGTGTACTAAAaactatctttatatatataagacatatatcatatatgaCTATCTTTATATATATGACATGATCTCCAAAATGtattgttaagtggaaaaaacccTCCTAAACCACTGTTCCAGTCTGGACTGGTTGCTTTTAGGCTAGCTGCACAGCTGTCATCCTGGGACTTCACTAGTCTTCTGAATTTACTCTTTCCTGGATCCTAAGTCTTACTCGTTCTCTAGCTGTGTCTCAAGAAATGGTATATACAAGATAAAAAGCAGGTTAAACCAGTGTGCACACAGAATGCTACCATTTCTGTAAAATCAGTGGGCTAATATATATGAACTTTATTATATGTGAATAAAATGTCACTGACAGCATTGACAGTAACTGATAGGACTGGCCGCCTCCTGGGAGAACAACCGGGTAACTGGGGGGACGTGGAGTGTAAGGGAAACTTTTCATTGTATACCCTTTCTGtagcttttgaattttgaaccatgtgaatgcATTATGGACTCaaaaactaaataattaaaaaggaCCCCAATACTAAGAAGCCATATTTCCCTATATAATGAGTTATTaattctatatatacatataggaaaggagaaaaatctagacagagatggtggtggtggtaaaaGAACGCAGTAAAAGTAAACTTTCCAGATGAAATACCATCCTAAGAAGAAATATCAGTAAGAAGTCTAAAAGGCATGAGAGAGTATGGCATCAGGAACAGTGCTTTCATAGAAGGAAATCTTTACTGACACAGGAAAATGCTCATGACAGAAAGGGAtcaaaaaacagagagaaggagCAAAGGACATAATCCACATAATGAAAAGGCatcctacagaatgggaaaaaagatttgcaaaccatatatctgataagggtttaaaTATACAAGGGACTCCTACAACTccatagcaaaaaacaaaacaaaacaaaacaaaacaaacctgattaaaaaatggacaaaagaactgaatagatatttttccaaagaagacatacaaatggccaataggtatacGAAAAAGTGCTCactatcactaattatcagggaaacgaaaatcaaaatcacaatgagatatcacctcacacctgttaagatGGCTTttaccaaaaagacaagcaatagcaagtgttagtgaggatgcagagaaaagggaatccttgtacactgctaatgggaatgtaaattggttcagccactgtggaaaacagtatggcggctcctcaaaaaattaaaagtagaactgccatatgatccagcaattccacttctaggtatatatccaaaggaaatgaaatcaagattttgaagaaatatctgtaaTTCTatattcactgcaacattatttacaatagccaagatatggaaacaacgaaaatgtccatcaatggatgaatggataaagaatatgtgatacacacacacacacacacacacacacacacatacacacgcacacacacgttggaatattattcatccatgaaagaaggaaatcctgccatttgcaacaacatggatggaccctgagaacacggtgccaagtgaaataagccagacacagaaagacaaatactgcatgatctcacttatatgtggaatctaaaaaatgtcaaactcatagaagcagagagtagaatggtggtggccagggaATAAGGGGTGTAAGGAATGgcaagatgttggtcaaagggtacaagctTTCGATTATGAtaggaataagttctggggatttatactttaaatttactaagggagtagatcttaagtgttttcaccacacacaaaaagtgGTAACTATGTGAGCTGATGGATGGGTTAACTAActtgactgtggtaatcatttcgcaatgtgtgtgtgtgtgtgtgtgtgcgtgtgtgtgtgtgtgtgtatataatcatGTTTTAtaccttaaatacatacaatttttatttgtcagttttatctcagtaaaactgggaaaaagatTGCATCAATTTATGTGTAATATCACTCCAACTTCCCCCTAAATATATCTGCAGATGTAAAGAGAAAAGACTTGAAGGTAACATACCAATCATGAAGGGTAGTTTTCTCAGTGTGGTATCTGAGACCTAGCATTCTAGTAGCCTAAAATTTAGGGCAAGGCAACTGTCAATCCCACTGAGGAAACTGAAATGCAATCCATTTTAACCACGGTTCAAGCCAAGCATGAGGACTGTGCACAATAGCAGGGATATGTCTGTTATATTTCTGCTGGCACccttagaaacaaaattttaccTACCATGATGCATTTTGGGGTTCTAAAAATGCCACAGCCACTTTGCAGGCACACctaatttatttacttggttttATTATCTTCTACTAACACATGCATAGGTTACATTTTGGAGAccgattttaaatttcatgtatatAATAAGTAGTACAACACATTCCTATTTTATCTTAGTTTCTGAAGGTAAAATTGCATgcttttcctaatttattttgtaACCAAACCAAACAgttcttcttttttccaaaagGGATCCAAATTCTTCAGGAGGAACATGTTAGTTTGCAAACAGGAGTGCTGGTTACCTGAAACAGTCAATTTGAAAGATACCTATGTTATAACAGACCCAGGAAAACCCAAAAGCTGAGGGATtccatcaccactagacctgccttatcGGAAATGCAGAAGGTTGTACTTCAAACTGGAAAAAGAACGGCATTTCCTTCTATTGTATCAAACCAGACTCTTCACCGTTTTGAAGATTTATGGccataaattttaagaaaactcattttcggaaaaaaaggaagtttttaCTAACAAAAACTTTTAGTTTGCTTTAGAGAAAAAATCTGTATCAAACAAGTTCAAACTATTaatttcatgaatatttattttaccagATTCTAGTCTAACCATGTAGGAGAAAGGAGTAAACACTAGGTGGTCAAATTCTATTTGATTAGGCAGAGATGTAAACAAAATTATGTACATGTACATTACATATTATGTACATATctgatacattatatatacatatataatgtatcaGATATGTACATAATACATGTATCCATTATGTACATAtctgatacatgtatatatacatatatatcacaccCCTGATGCTATTACAACAAGTCAGACTAAATTGATTTAAAGTAACTAGGTTCATTTCTCTCAGTTTCTAATTGGTATTAACCCATTCCATATTTATAAGCTAATACTTGTGATCCCTGTTAACTAAGCATAAATATCTCATAGATACTATTGAAGCTTTGCTGAGTTTGGAAATGCAGTACTATAGAAACCATGACTAAAAGAGAactgaaattctagaaaatttatAACTTACACAGAAGGAACTCCTCAAATGGTTAAAAAACAGAAAGGGCTACATTAACATTGTTTTTAGGGAAAACAAAGAGGGGTGGCCGCATCAGACCACATTCATGCTTATGTATGAAAAGTACACGGAAAGAGGCAAAGTGGCAGGTGGTGTGAAAAGGAGTAGGAATCAAGCTGAGTCTCTGGAGCCCACTGTTAAGAATAAAGCTCATTCAGTGAGTAAGCATGGAACTGAGAACAATCATGAGACTCAATAATATTTGCATGTTTAAATGGCATGATTAGTCAGAAAAAAGGATCTAAGGCAAAAACATTGTTCTGAAGAAAATTATGGGaaaacacattcacacacacacacacacacacacacacacacacacacacacacccaacaaCCCAGCAATATTGGTTCTGCTTAGTTCGCAACTCTCTTTAGGGTTTTCTTCAGAGCAAGTTTGACATCCTTGTTCTTTAGACTATAGATGAGGGGGTTCAACATGGGGACTATATTGGTATGAAATACTGAGAAGAACTTCTCCTGGCCCACAGAACCATCAGAAAAGGTGCTGAGATGTGTGAACAACCCAGAACCATAGAAGAGGGCAAACAGTTATTATGTgggagccacaagtactgagggCTTTGGACCAACCCTGAGCTGATGAGATGTGGAGGATATTGAAGAGGATCAAagcataagaaacaaaaataatgaagctACATATTATTACAACTGTGCTCACAATAATGGAATCCACCAGCTCACTGGCATCAGTGCTGCTGCAGGacagctggaggagggggaagatgtCACACATGTAATGGTTGATGATGCTGGAATCACAAAGGGATAATCTGACCATGTGCCCTGTGTGGGCCATGGCACCGGCAAACGCCATTACATATGAACCAAACATCAGCAAAGAAGAGACCTGAGGGGACATGGTGACTGTGCACAAAATGGGCTTACAGATGGACACATAGCGATCATAGGCCATGGCTGTCAACACATAGCATTCAGAAtggacaaagaaacagaaaagaaaaacccagcaGAGGCATGCATCCTGCAAAGGAGATGATGTTCTCTGACACAAAGCTCATCAGCAGTTTAGGCGTAATGACCAAGGAGTGGCAGAGATCTATGAAGGATAGGTTGAAGACCAAAAAATACATGGGAGTGTGAAGATGAAAGTTCAGGCATATCTGATTAATTAAGCTCAAATTCCCTACCACAGTGACCATATAGTtcaataagaagaggaagaagaggggtaTCTGGAGTTGATTTTGGTCTGCAAGTCCTACCAGGATGAACTGAGTCATTTTCCACAGACATTATCGGCAGGGGTGTGATCTgtgaggaaatgagaaaacaatgTCACATCAAGAAGAGACTGAAATCCTTTCTTTCTAGACCGAGAACTTGTTCCATGGGGGCTCAAGTGTGATTGTTGGGACAGCACTCTAGAAGAGCCAGAGTGACAACTCCATATCTTTcaactttcttttctcatctgtccTTTCCTTCCATGTTTTCAAATCTCAGCTGCAACTCCTCACCTCCCTTGGGCTGACACGATCCAGGAAAAAGTCTTTCAGCAGGGGTCCAAAGTGATGTCCACATCTGAGAGATAAGGAAacagtatcttgaagagatgaGTAGGCTGGCCAAGGCCATacagcaagagaggaaaggagTTCAGAGTGGTACCCGGGACTCCTTCCTATGGAAATTCCTGAAGCTTGGGACAGTGAGGTCACTGTGATCCCACTGTGCCCACTGCCCCACCTATTCTCTTCCTCCTACCTTTCAGAAACTCAGCACCAGGCTTAGCAAAAGTACTGAGAGTGTTCCCTACGATCCTGCATTCCTCCCACCCATTCCCTTTATCCAATGTTAC is a genomic window of Physeter macrocephalus isolate SW-GA chromosome 16, ASM283717v5, whole genome shotgun sequence containing:
- the LOC102973132 gene encoding LOW QUALITY PROTEIN: olfactory receptor 143-like (The sequence of the model RefSeq protein was modified relative to this genomic sequence to represent the inferred CDS: deleted 2 bases in 2 codons); protein product: MTQFILVGLADQNQLQIPLFFLFLLNYMVTVVGNLSLINQICLNFHLHTPMYFLVFNLSFIDLCHSLVITPKLLMSFVSENIISFAGCMPLLGFLFCFFVHSECYVLTAMAYDRYVSICKPILCTVTMSPQVSSLLMFGSYVMAFAGAMAHTGHMVRLSLCDSSIINHYMCDIFPLLQLSCSSTDASELVDSIIVSTVVIICSFIIFVSYALILFNILHISSAQGWSKALSTCGSHIITVALFYGSGLFTHLSTFSDGSVGQEKFFSVFHTNIVPMLNPLIYSLKNKDVKLALKKTLKRVAN